The Elaeis guineensis isolate ETL-2024a chromosome 3, EG11, whole genome shotgun sequence region AATAAACAACACTTTGAAGATTAGGCTAAATTTATTTTGCCATCTATAAATTTAGTTGGCTTACCAAATAATAATCTATTCAAAATTTCTGGAATTCGTTTTAATGGGTCAGATGCAACCATGTTTATTCCTTTCTATTGTTTTAATTTACTTATTTTGTGGTAAGCATATTTGAGTGTCTCCCACATTAAATCCCCCAGCTTATGGAGCTGTAGGTTATCTTTATTACTTCAGCAGTTACAGCATGCTAGGTCTTGACGACTTTGAacatcaagagctctttcaactCTGGATGGGAAATACATGCTATCTTATTGCTTGCTTGCAGCATCATTAGCTTTATCAACCTATTCTATATCTGTTTATGATGCTACTTGAGTCTATCACCTTCATAAAGAAACATAAAAGAATgtaaaaataacaaaataaatCTTGCAACATCAGACAAATTTGATGATGTTAATTGAAATTTACAAAATACATGCATTATCCATACTTCAAGGATATATGTATTTTTTAACCTGTTCTCTGATCATTTTGCTAAGTAACCAGAACCAACTTTTATAAAGAAGATTGTGATATCTATTATTGTATTGAAAAATTTATCAGAAAAAATAGTATAAGGGCATTTAGATTTCTGATTAAATTAATGAATTTTGTTATATTTTCACATGGCAAGTCATTCACAAGAGTGTACTTATTAGTCTGGTAGTTAGCTATGTAATGTATCCATTTTTGGGATGTATATTCTCATATCATCTCTTTTTTTTGCTGTGCTAATCTACGAATAATGAAATTGGTGCATCGTTTTACAAGTGATCCAGATTTCTCTAGTTTATTGTACATATGCCATATCAAATTAGTAATGAGATTAAGCAAGGTTCACAAAATTGGTACCATGATCTGTACTGGTTAGATACTACATCGGTATGATATGGTACTATATCATTACCAATATAGTATACATGCCAGTGCCAATTAGGTGCTGACGATGCTGGCGAGAGCAGACAAGCAagcaagagagaagaaaaggtgGAGAGAGAAGGGGGGTTGGATTGAGGGTCCAAGGTCATCTATCGGAGTTGAAGATTGGCGATCGAGTGtcgaatgtcatcaattgggtgCTGGAGGTTGTCGATCGGGTGCCGGAGATCATGGATCGGGTGTCAGAGATCATCAATTGAGTGTTAGAGGTTGTCGATTGGGGCTGGAGGCTGTCAATTGGGGGTCAGAGCTTGTTAATCTGGAGCAGAAGCTTGTTGATTTGGGGTCGGAGCTCATCTATCAAGGGTTGGAGCTTGTTGATCTTGGGAGGAGCTCATCGATCGGGGTCAAAGCTCGTCGAGTAGGGCTTGAAGGTTATCAATCAAGGTCGAAGGTTATCAATCAAGGTCAGAGGTTATCGTTCGAGACTAGAGATCATCAGTTAGGGTTGGAGCCATAAGCTAGGTCTACAATGGTGAGGCGGAGGGCCCAAGGGTGGGGGGAGAGGACCATAGCTAGGTTttgaagaggagagaagagagggagattgAATGAGGGGAGTTTGGGTTTTGTAAAAAGGTCTAGTTCGGCCCAGCTGTACCTAGTTAGAATCGCCTAAAACTAGGTGGAATTGGTTGGTTTAGCTTGGCTTGGACTGGATCTAAATGACTCGCCCTTTTTTGTTTTGGGTGGCTGAACTATTCTGGTTTCTGATTGGTTCGGTTCAGTATGTCCCGAACTGTTTAATTTGAGATGGTTCGGTAGACACCACTGAAAGTGCATTTTATCAATTAGTTCTTGTCCTAGAAATGCCATCATGAAACCTCGTGTGATAGTGATCTGAAACTAGTTTGGTGGACGACACCCTGCCGTGCTCATGGTAGTTTTGATTCAAGTCCTATAGGGGACCCCTGGGCATGTAACTGAGAAAGATGCATGgtcattaaaaataaaatgaacACAAATGCTGAAAACTGATTGAGAGACCTTGCATAGGAGAAGTTTCGGTAATGACTATTATGAACAGTAGGAACTGCAACATGAAAATTCCATTCAATGATGTGACCCATGACACCCAAAATAGATTAGTTTATCATGTTTATTCTGATCTCCAGGTTAAGTTTTGTGGTGGCGGAAGCATGCCTCTTGGCAGGGTCAGCTAGGAACGCATACCACACAAAGTATCTGGGCTACTATATGAAGCGGGACTTGTTATCATGTGCAGCATTGCGGAAAGGGGTCTTTGCAGCGGCAGCTGCATTGGTTCTGGTTTCAATGGTGGCGTCGCTTATATTTTATTGGAGCTACTCCAAGGCTGACACTGGAGGGTGGGTGAGGCACCAAAATGAAGGTGGCATAGGAATGGCAGAGTATGGTCCAGAAAAAGGCGAGTTTGGAGTGCCCAAGACTTAAAAGAGGTTCTTGTTGTATCATTCTGTTTTCTTATATCTATACGAGAGCTTCTTTTGCTGTTAAAATTATGAAGGTAATGCTGGTAAAAATATGGTGATCAACCAAGAGGACAACCCTGGAAACAATCTCATGCAGTAAAATATCTTTCTGAGGATTGTGTAGTTCTTATGAAAGAATGATTGCAGTTGGCAACTACTAATTGCATCTGGAGCACTGTCTTGCCAGTTTTACGTGAAATCCTTCCATCTTAATGAGTGGATTAGCATCATAATTAATGGTTGTGTCATGCAATCAAGTTTGCTACTTGTGGCTCTGACATAATTCAGTGTCATTTCTGACTCAACACCTTCAGGTCATCAGCACTGCTTACTGGCGGGTGATAACAAGCATGAATACTGGCACCGGTTTTAAGATTATTGTAACAGGGATGGTGAGCGTCTGTTATCATCAACACTGCTGCAGGCAATCCACATCCTAAAATGGTTTAAACCTTCAGGTTGAACCTACCAAAAAAAAAGGTACTCGTGCTATTTTTGACTTCCCAGATGAGTCCATCATGCACTTTCAGCAGAATGTCCTAAAATTAATCCCCCATGCTGTAGAATCTGACCCAGCCGGCGTACGCCTTCAGACAAATCATTTAAACCCGCAAAGAGTTAGGGTCACTGAATGCAACAGTATCATGTCTGAGTAAGTCCTGATCTCTAAAATCAGCCTACGAATGCCTAAATCTCCAGATTTCCTTGATCCCATCCGCCTAGAGAATGTAAGAATCTTCAGCCAATAAGGtcatttcatcaaaataaattccATGTTTATTAATCGAGTAAGATGAATTTGGGTCAAGATTAAGCTGCTCATAAAATGCTCTATATCGTGGAAGGtagaattataaaaattttatgggaCAATCAGATGTATCATTGTGTCTCTCTTTTGGGTGAGTGtcatgatatgttaatgattataTTCATTTAGTGATGTATCATATCATTAGTGAACTTAATAGGATATGTATATTGGGTATAAAAAAGTATTATATCTTTGGATATAAAAATGTTATTCGATCCAACATATATTCTTGCTATTTCATGCATCTAAACTTCGAATATAAAGACTCTTTTGTGGGTGAATCAACATTTCGATAGTTTTGACATAATTATgatactattaaaaaaaatttattggatcaattaaatttattcaaaattatattttataaaaaaaattttattttaaaaatttgtgaTTATTTTGGTGATCGTGTCGAAACAATCAAACaaaaaagttttaattttttataaatagtatcaataaattttatatgctaA contains the following coding sequences:
- the LOC105041266 gene encoding uncharacterized protein, producing the protein MGISIPVVAAILFLDVFAFVLAVGAEMRRSTGRVVPDEYDERTYCQYDSDASTAYGVGAFGMLLVSQAVVSAVTRCLFFGRGLAAGGRRTCAVASFVLSWLSFVVAEACLLAGSARNAYHTKYLGYYMKRDLLSCAALRKGVFAAAAALVLVSMVASLIFYWSYSKADTGGWVRHQNEGGIGMAEYGPEKGEFGVPKT